One region of Ornithinibacter aureus genomic DNA includes:
- a CDS encoding ATP-binding cassette domain-containing protein — protein MTTPHPADSHDLIRVLGARENNLKGVNVELPKRRLTVFTGVSGSGKSSLVFATIAAESKRMINETYSAFLQGFMPSLARPEVDHLEGLTTAIIVDQERMGANPRSTVGTATDANAMLRILFSRLAQPHLGPPTAYSFNVPTRKASGVMSTDKGGRVEKNVVKEAVYLGGMCPRCEGMGHVSDIDRTALYDDSKSLREGALTVPGYSMDGWYGRLFEGMGLPMDKPIADFTAKQLDTMLFAPPTKIKVEGVNLTFEGIIPKIQKSMLSKDPEAMQPHVRRFVERAVTFQACPECGGTRLTAEARASLINGKSIADLCAMQINDLASWVRDLDEPSVAPLLTGLQHLLDSFTEIGLGYLSLDRPAGTLSGGEAQRTKMIRHLGSSLTDVTYVFDEPTVGLHPHDIERMNTLLLQLRDKGNTVLVVEHKPETIAIADHVVDLGPGAGSGGGSICFEGSVDGLRASDTITGRHLDDRATLKPSVRGATGAVEVRGASTHNLRGVDVDIPLGVLCVVTGVAGSGKSSLIHGSVAKRDDVVVVDQGAIKGSRRSNPATYTGLLEPIRKAFAKVNGVKPALFSSNSEGACPTCNGAGVIITDLGIMATMESPCEDCEGKRFQASVLEYTLGGKNIAEVLALSVDEAEVFFASGEAKTPAAHTILARLTDVGLGYISLGQPLSTLSGGERQRLKLAVQMADKGEIYVLDEPTTGLHLADVGNLLGLLDRLVDSGKSVIVIEHHQAVMAHADWIIDLGPGAGHDGGTIVFEGAPADLVAARSTLTGKHLATYVGA, from the coding sequence ATGACCACGCCACACCCCGCTGACTCGCACGACCTGATCCGCGTGCTGGGTGCTCGCGAGAACAACCTCAAGGGCGTCAACGTCGAACTGCCAAAGCGCAGGCTCACGGTCTTCACCGGGGTGTCCGGGTCGGGGAAGAGCTCGCTGGTCTTCGCGACGATCGCCGCGGAGTCCAAGCGGATGATCAACGAGACCTACAGCGCCTTCCTCCAGGGGTTCATGCCGAGCTTGGCCCGCCCCGAGGTCGACCACCTGGAGGGGCTGACCACGGCGATCATCGTCGACCAGGAACGGATGGGTGCCAACCCACGCTCCACCGTGGGCACCGCTACCGACGCGAACGCCATGTTGCGCATCCTGTTCAGCCGCCTGGCCCAGCCGCACCTCGGCCCGCCCACGGCCTACTCGTTCAACGTCCCGACCCGCAAGGCGAGTGGCGTCATGTCCACCGACAAGGGTGGTCGGGTCGAGAAGAACGTCGTCAAGGAGGCGGTCTACCTCGGCGGCATGTGTCCGCGCTGCGAGGGCATGGGCCACGTCAGCGACATCGACCGCACGGCGCTGTACGACGACTCGAAGTCGCTGCGCGAGGGTGCGCTGACGGTGCCCGGCTACTCCATGGACGGCTGGTACGGCCGGCTGTTCGAGGGAATGGGCCTGCCGATGGACAAGCCCATCGCCGACTTCACCGCCAAGCAGCTCGACACGATGCTGTTCGCGCCGCCGACGAAGATCAAGGTCGAGGGAGTCAACCTCACCTTCGAGGGGATCATCCCGAAGATCCAGAAGTCGATGCTGTCCAAGGACCCGGAGGCGATGCAGCCCCACGTGCGGCGCTTCGTCGAGCGGGCCGTCACCTTCCAGGCCTGCCCGGAGTGCGGCGGCACCCGCCTCACCGCTGAGGCACGCGCCTCCCTGATCAACGGCAAGAGCATCGCCGATCTGTGCGCCATGCAGATCAACGACCTCGCCTCGTGGGTGCGCGACCTGGACGAGCCGTCGGTGGCGCCCCTGCTCACCGGGTTGCAGCACCTGCTCGACTCGTTCACCGAGATCGGCCTGGGCTACCTCTCCCTCGACCGCCCGGCCGGGACGCTCTCCGGTGGGGAGGCCCAGCGCACGAAGATGATCCGCCACCTGGGGTCCTCGCTCACCGACGTCACCTACGTCTTCGACGAGCCCACGGTCGGCCTGCACCCGCACGACATCGAGCGGATGAACACCCTGCTCCTGCAGCTGCGCGACAAGGGGAACACCGTGCTCGTCGTCGAGCACAAGCCCGAGACCATCGCCATCGCCGACCACGTCGTCGACCTCGGCCCGGGGGCGGGGTCGGGCGGCGGCTCGATCTGCTTCGAGGGGTCGGTCGACGGGCTGCGCGCCAGCGACACCATCACCGGGCGACACCTGGACGATCGGGCGACGCTGAAGCCGAGCGTGCGCGGGGCCACTGGCGCGGTCGAGGTCCGGGGGGCCTCGACCCACAACCTGCGGGGCGTGGACGTCGACATCCCCCTCGGGGTGCTGTGCGTCGTGACCGGTGTGGCCGGCTCGGGCAAGAGCTCGCTGATCCACGGCTCGGTCGCCAAGCGCGACGATGTCGTCGTCGTGGACCAGGGTGCGATCAAGGGGTCGCGGCGCAGCAACCCGGCCACGTACACCGGCCTGCTCGAGCCGATCCGCAAGGCCTTCGCCAAGGTGAACGGGGTCAAGCCGGCGCTGTTCAGCTCGAACTCCGAGGGGGCCTGCCCCACGTGCAACGGCGCGGGCGTCATCATCACCGACCTCGGGATCATGGCGACGATGGAGTCACCGTGTGAGGACTGCGAGGGCAAGCGCTTTCAGGCGTCGGTGCTCGAGTACACCCTCGGGGGAAAGAACATCGCCGAGGTGCTCGCCCTGTCGGTCGACGAGGCCGAGGTGTTCTTCGCCTCGGGCGAGGCCAAGACCCCGGCCGCGCACACGATCCTCGCGCGCCTGACCGATGTCGGTCTGGGCTACATCAGCCTCGGCCAGCCGCTCAGCACGTTGTCCGGAGGTGAGCGCCAGCGCCTGAAGTTGGCCGTGCAGATGGCCGACAAGGGCGAGATCTACGTGCTCGACGAGCCCACGACGGGGTTGCACCTGGCCGACGTCGGCAACCTGCTCGGGCTGCTTGACCGCCTCGTCGACTCGGGCAAGTCGGTCATCGTCATCGAGCACCACCAGGCCGTGATGGCGCACGCCGACTGGATCATCGACCTCGGCCCCGGGGCCGGTCACGACGGCGGCACGATCGTCTTCGAGGGCGCCCCGGCAGACCTCGTCGCCGCCCGCTCGACCCTTACCGGGAAGCACCTCGCGACCTACGTGGGTGCCTGA